In a single window of the Penaeus monodon isolate SGIC_2016 unplaced genomic scaffold, NSTDA_Pmon_1 PmonScaffold_7639, whole genome shotgun sequence genome:
- the LOC119571716 gene encoding cuticle protein 19.8-like, translating to MSLKIAVIACMVVVALADQAPYPPPPGPYHPHNGPTANLTTLIFFQKGPTPASTSATRKPATATGPRAATASTLPDGRKQIVKYVDNGDGLETEITYGGEAQYPEHTPASQAPPPAYPAPHASPSWPAWLSWPWGGQAPYPPPPGPYHPQQRPYSEPDYPDVPPKYTYNYGVADGYSGVNLGHSEARDGYRTEGSYSVDLPDGRKQIVNYVDNGDGLETEITYEGEAQYPEHTPANRPPPPAYPAPHA from the exons ATGTCCCTCAAG ATCGCCGTCATCGCCTGCATGGTTGTCGTGGCCTTGGCTGATCAggccccctaccctcctcctcctggccCCTACCACCCTCACAACGGCCCTACAGCGAACCTGACTACCCTGAT ttttttccaAAAA GGCCCTACTCCGGCGTCAACCTCGGCCACTCGGAAGCCCGCGACGGCTACAGGACCGAGGGCAGCTACAGCGTCGaccctccccgacggccgcaagcagatcgtcaaGTACGTGGACAACGGCGACGGTCTTGAAACTGAGATCACCTACGggggcgaggctcagtaccctGAGCACACGCCCGCCTCCCAGGCCCCCCCCCCAGCCTACCCTGCTCCCCATGC ATCGCCGTCATGGCCTGCATGGTTGTCGTGGCCTTGGGGTGGTCaggccccctacccccctcctcctggcCCCTACCACCCTCAGCAACGGCCCTACAGCGAACCTGATTACCCTGAT GTCCCACCCAAGTACACCTACAACTACGGCGTCGCCGACGGCTACTCCGGCGTCAACCTCGGCCACTCGGAAGCCCGCGACGGCTACAGGACCGAAGGCAGCTACAGcgtcgacctccccgacggccgcaagcagatcgtcaaCTACGTGGACAACGGCGACGGCCTTGAAACTGAGAtcacctacgagggcgaggctcagtaccctGAGCACACGCCCGCCAAcaggccccctccccccgcctaccCTGCTCCCCATGCTTAG